Proteins encoded together in one Deinococcus irradiatisoli window:
- a CDS encoding ABC transporter substrate-binding protein, whose amino-acid sequence MSKKVLLLTAALLGVNASVLPALAANPITLNFNAHWLSEQRRPTITRIIDLWNQRNPNVQVRYTGVPFDQIITKTMAGVAAGNAPDVAVLELHTTRQRAARNQLVNLSTLGADSIADRFFPNLWATGSYDGKQYALPFVTDTRMLFYNKAAFKEAGLDPNKPPKSWDDLWNYAAKLDKKDGARWTRIGFYPNFGDFGYEGWVNNAGDTLWDKNYETPRINNATALKVLNWYKKWTDKYGASNIAAFKAGFGGGAQDEFMSGKVAMVVKNGNYLTTLARSAPDLQYGFVQVPTESGAPSATSSWGGGFNIEIPRGTDHPKEAYAFAKFLATEGAKIWAAEQNDLPAYKSAQTANKNPQFLKLVSNLSHTYIGLGSILVPSYGTQVDKAVDDVMRGRSPKEALDEAQQAVEKLVSDAKR is encoded by the coding sequence ATGTCCAAGAAAGTACTCTTGCTCACCGCAGCCCTGCTCGGAGTCAATGCGAGTGTTCTACCGGCCCTGGCCGCTAACCCCATTACGCTGAACTTCAATGCGCACTGGCTCAGCGAGCAGCGCCGGCCCACCATCACCCGCATCATCGATTTGTGGAACCAGCGCAACCCGAATGTGCAGGTGCGCTACACCGGCGTGCCGTTCGATCAGATCATCACCAAGACGATGGCGGGCGTGGCCGCCGGCAACGCGCCGGACGTGGCGGTGCTCGAACTGCACACCACCCGCCAGCGCGCCGCGCGCAACCAGCTGGTCAACCTCAGCACGCTGGGCGCCGACAGCATCGCCGACCGCTTCTTTCCCAACCTGTGGGCCACCGGCAGCTACGACGGCAAGCAGTACGCCCTGCCGTTCGTGACCGACACCCGGATGCTGTTTTACAACAAGGCCGCCTTCAAGGAAGCCGGGCTCGATCCCAACAAGCCGCCCAAGAGCTGGGACGACCTGTGGAACTACGCCGCCAAGCTCGACAAGAAAGACGGCGCCCGCTGGACCCGCATCGGCTTTTACCCGAACTTCGGCGATTTCGGCTACGAGGGCTGGGTCAACAACGCCGGCGATACCCTGTGGGACAAGAACTACGAAACGCCCCGGATCAACAACGCCACCGCCCTGAAGGTCCTGAACTGGTACAAGAAGTGGACCGACAAGTACGGCGCGTCCAACATCGCCGCCTTCAAGGCCGGCTTCGGCGGCGGCGCACAGGACGAATTCATGTCCGGCAAGGTCGCGATGGTCGTGAAGAACGGCAACTACCTCACCACCCTGGCCCGCAGCGCGCCAGACCTCCAGTACGGCTTCGTCCAGGTGCCCACCGAGAGCGGCGCGCCCAGCGCCACGAGCTCGTGGGGCGGCGGCTTCAACATCGAGATTCCGCGCGGCACCGATCACCCCAAGGAAGCCTACGCCTTCGCCAAGTTCCTGGCGACCGAGGGCGCCAAGATCTGGGCCGCCGAGCAAAACGATTTGCCGGCCTACAAGTCGGCCCAGACCGCCAACAAGAACCCGCAGTTCCTCAAGCTGGTCAGCAACTTGTCGCACACCTATATCGGGCTCGGCTCGATTCTGGTGCCCTCGTACGGCACCCAGGTCGACAAGGCCGTGGACGACGTGATGCGCGGCCGCAGCCCCAAGGAAGCCCTCGACGAGGCCCAGCAGGCCGTCGAGAAGCTCGTCAGCGACGCCAAACGCTAA
- a CDS encoding ROK family transcriptional regulator, with amino-acid sequence MTNPRAVRKGRSLPDTKAENLSVVLEALRKLQPISRSNLAEATGLTAATITHMADEISRLGLLTETPAETQQVGRRPTLLTLRRERGQLVGVEISRSHVRAIRADFSGQLQAAVQRPFKPSRQLQDDLTVISETVRAVVAPELPLLGIGVGVPGPVDSSSGTVLTPPNFGGWRQVALAEALSAEFGAPCWLDDDAKAAALGERWYGAGQAVDTLLFISLRSGIGAGLIVGEQVYRGAHELAGEIGHTTIHVDGPLCECGNRGCVETLVSVPAIMLEAQRLGLNVRSPAELHDLAEQGDPLARSIKERAYLYLSAALVNAVNHYDPALIVLGGTLVRAWPDLTAAVAHKVKGRSFGYLSKDVRIVESGLAENATALGGVALCTGRILRDPYGTLRPLSLTVA; translated from the coding sequence TTGACCAATCCCCGGGCCGTTCGCAAAGGCCGCAGCCTCCCCGACACCAAGGCCGAGAACCTCAGCGTGGTGCTCGAAGCGCTGCGCAAGTTGCAGCCGATTTCCCGCAGCAACCTGGCCGAGGCCACCGGCCTGACCGCCGCCACCATCACCCACATGGCCGACGAGATCAGCCGGCTGGGCCTGCTGACCGAAACGCCCGCCGAAACCCAGCAGGTCGGTCGGCGCCCCACCCTGCTGACCCTGCGCCGCGAGCGCGGGCAACTCGTCGGGGTGGAAATCTCGCGCTCACACGTGCGGGCCATCCGCGCGGATTTCAGCGGGCAACTTCAGGCGGCCGTCCAGCGGCCTTTCAAACCCAGCCGTCAGCTTCAGGACGACCTGACGGTGATCAGCGAAACGGTCCGGGCCGTGGTGGCGCCGGAGCTGCCGCTGCTGGGCATCGGGGTGGGGGTGCCGGGGCCGGTGGACAGCAGCAGCGGCACGGTGCTGACGCCGCCCAACTTCGGCGGCTGGCGGCAGGTGGCGCTGGCCGAGGCGCTGAGCGCCGAATTCGGCGCTCCGTGCTGGCTCGACGACGACGCCAAGGCCGCCGCGCTGGGCGAGCGCTGGTACGGCGCGGGGCAGGCGGTCGACACCCTGCTGTTCATCTCGCTGAGGTCCGGCATCGGCGCGGGCCTGATCGTGGGCGAGCAGGTCTACCGGGGCGCGCACGAACTCGCCGGCGAGATCGGCCACACCACCATTCACGTGGACGGCCCGCTGTGCGAGTGCGGCAACCGGGGCTGCGTGGAAACGCTGGTGAGCGTGCCGGCCATCATGCTCGAAGCGCAGCGGCTGGGCCTGAACGTCCGCAGCCCCGCCGAGCTGCACGATCTGGCCGAGCAGGGTGACCCGCTGGCCCGCAGCATCAAGGAACGGGCCTACCTCTACCTCTCGGCGGCGCTGGTCAACGCCGTCAACCACTACGACCCGGCCCTGATCGTGCTGGGCGGCACGCTGGTGCGGGCGTGGCCCGACCTGACGGCGGCGGTGGCCCACAAGGTCAAGGGCCGCTCGTTCGGCTACCTCTCCAAGGACGTGCGCATCGTCGAGAGCGGCCTGGCCGAGAACGCCACCGCGCTGGGCGGCGTGGCGCTGTGCACCGGGCGCATTCTGCGCGATCCCTACGGCACGCTGCGTCCATTGTCCTTGACGGTCGCTTAA
- a CDS encoding alpha-mannosidase, with protein MSEHPAEFPGPRSKSVTFHLVGHAHIDPVWLWDWREGYETVKATFRSALDRLQENPDMVFAHSSAAQYAWMEAHPVLLAEVRAAAERGQWEPVGGWWVETDVNLPHGEALARQALLGQRTFERLLGRRARVGFLPDSFGHPASLPQLLRLSGLEAFVFMRPGAAELQLPSNLFTWEGPDGSRILSARLETYSSSPAQSHTSLSRNLAWRPAHLDTWLGLYGVGNHGGGPTVRAIANLRELAESPDWPTLQLSSFENFFTVVRSAPAPTYRGGLQHHARGCYAAVAEIKRLNRHAEHALLRAEKLAALAGQHAHPYPHAELRRAWEQLLFNQFHDILAGSAIESAMQEAQRELGEVLNVAGRVAFAAMQALADQVDTRSGDHTPQEVIRSRHWEPGAWVTDYGDGVPLLIFNPGARERNEAIELELNDWHTPNLRLLDDTGAEVVVQRLPSESVNGEGRPRFVFRAALPPLGYRLYRVVDEAPAPTETSLQVSSTHLENEFWRLELDPVTGGLRSLKDKASNLEYLIGTAAQLQVVRDDSDTWGHGVRALRQLVGVFGDAEIEVTEAGPVRASLRVHTRWRQSRAVQQFTLYAGSREIGGQLTLDWHEAHHAAQLVFPCALSGAKATFSLPYGCAECPADGQEEPVQAWLDVSGTARRENGQACPAGLSLLSDGPSSASVLGGELRLTLLRSPVYAHHDPATLDPARTYTVTDQGRHTVRWQAVPHGGDWVAAGVPDLAEQLQQPALLTREYVHPGTLPQQLSAARLEGLETVSLTALKQAEDGSDLIVRLHEWGGRASRGALHWAGQAVPVSLRPHQVLGLRLGTAGEVQEVNFLEEEMK; from the coding sequence ATGTCTGAGCATCCCGCCGAATTCCCTGGTCCCCGCAGCAAGAGCGTCACATTTCACCTGGTGGGGCACGCCCACATCGACCCGGTGTGGCTGTGGGACTGGCGCGAAGGCTACGAAACGGTGAAGGCCACCTTTCGCAGCGCCCTGGACCGCCTCCAGGAAAACCCCGACATGGTCTTCGCCCATTCCAGCGCCGCCCAGTACGCCTGGATGGAAGCGCATCCGGTGCTGCTGGCCGAGGTCCGCGCCGCCGCCGAGCGCGGGCAGTGGGAGCCGGTGGGCGGCTGGTGGGTGGAGACGGACGTGAACCTGCCGCACGGCGAGGCGCTGGCCCGCCAGGCCCTGCTGGGCCAGCGCACCTTCGAGCGGCTGCTGGGGCGGCGGGCGCGGGTAGGCTTCTTACCGGACTCGTTCGGCCACCCGGCCAGCCTGCCGCAACTGCTGCGGCTCTCGGGCCTGGAAGCCTTCGTGTTCATGCGCCCCGGCGCGGCCGAGTTGCAACTGCCCAGCAATCTGTTCACCTGGGAAGGGCCGGACGGCAGCCGCATCCTCAGCGCCCGGCTGGAAACCTACAGCAGCAGCCCGGCGCAGAGCCACACCAGCCTCAGCCGCAACCTGGCCTGGCGTCCGGCCCACCTCGACACCTGGCTGGGCCTCTACGGGGTGGGCAACCACGGCGGCGGCCCCACCGTGCGGGCCATCGCCAACCTGCGCGAGCTGGCCGAGAGCCCCGACTGGCCGACCTTGCAGCTGAGTTCGTTCGAGAATTTCTTCACGGTAGTAAGGAGCGCACCCGCGCCCACCTACCGGGGCGGCCTGCAGCACCACGCCCGCGGCTGCTACGCGGCGGTGGCCGAGATCAAGCGCCTCAACCGCCACGCCGAGCACGCCCTGCTGCGCGCCGAGAAACTGGCGGCGCTGGCCGGTCAGCACGCTCACCCCTACCCGCACGCCGAACTGCGCCGGGCCTGGGAACAGCTGCTGTTCAACCAGTTTCACGACATCCTGGCCGGCAGCGCCATCGAGAGCGCCATGCAGGAGGCCCAGCGCGAACTCGGTGAAGTGCTCAACGTCGCCGGGCGCGTCGCCTTCGCGGCCATGCAGGCGCTGGCTGATCAGGTGGACACCCGCAGCGGCGATCACACCCCGCAGGAAGTCATCCGCAGCCGCCACTGGGAACCCGGCGCCTGGGTCACCGATTACGGCGACGGCGTGCCGCTGCTGATCTTCAACCCCGGCGCTCGCGAGAGAAACGAGGCCATCGAACTCGAACTCAACGACTGGCACACCCCCAACCTGCGCCTGCTCGACGATACCGGGGCTGAAGTGGTGGTCCAGCGCCTGCCCAGCGAAAGTGTCAACGGCGAGGGCCGACCGCGCTTCGTGTTCCGGGCCGCGCTGCCGCCGCTGGGCTACCGGCTCTACCGGGTGGTGGACGAAGCGCCTGCGCCCACCGAGACCAGCCTGCAGGTCAGCTCCACCCACCTGGAAAACGAGTTCTGGCGCCTGGAACTCGACCCGGTGACCGGCGGCCTGCGGAGCCTGAAGGACAAGGCCAGCAACCTGGAGTACCTGATCGGCACCGCCGCCCAGCTTCAGGTCGTGCGCGACGACAGCGACACCTGGGGCCACGGCGTCCGGGCGCTGCGGCAGCTGGTGGGGGTGTTCGGCGACGCCGAGATCGAGGTGACCGAGGCCGGGCCGGTGCGGGCCAGCCTGCGCGTGCACACCCGCTGGAGACAGTCGCGGGCCGTCCAGCAGTTCACGCTCTACGCCGGCTCGCGCGAGATCGGGGGGCAGCTCACCCTCGACTGGCACGAAGCCCACCACGCTGCCCAGCTGGTGTTTCCCTGCGCGTTGAGCGGCGCAAAGGCCACCTTCAGCCTGCCCTACGGCTGCGCCGAGTGTCCCGCCGACGGTCAGGAGGAACCGGTGCAGGCCTGGCTGGACGTCAGCGGCACCGCCCGACGCGAAAACGGCCAAGCCTGCCCGGCGGGGCTCTCGCTGCTCAGCGACGGGCCGTCCTCGGCCAGCGTGCTGGGCGGCGAACTGCGCCTGACCCTGCTGCGCAGCCCGGTATACGCCCACCACGATCCGGCCACCCTCGACCCGGCACGCACCTATACCGTGACCGACCAGGGCCGCCACACCGTGCGCTGGCAAGCGGTGCCGCACGGCGGCGACTGGGTGGCGGCCGGCGTGCCGGACCTGGCCGAGCAGCTGCAGCAGCCGGCCCTGCTGACCCGCGAGTACGTTCACCCTGGCACGCTGCCCCAGCAGCTCAGCGCCGCCAGGCTCGAAGGCCTGGAAACGGTCAGCCTCACGGCCCTCAAGCAGGCCGAGGACGGCAGCGACCTGATCGTGCGCCTGCACGAATGGGGCGGCCGGGCCAGCCGCGGCGCGCTGCACTGGGCCGGGCAAGCTGTCCCGGTTTCGCTGCGGCCCCACCAGGTGCTGGGGCTGCGGCTGGGCACGGCGGGCGAGGTGCAGGAGGTGAACTTTCTGGAGGAGGAAATGAAGTGA